The nucleotide sequence GAACTATGGTAATAATAATTAACAGCGCCGGTCAAGTAGCGAAATTTGAAAGGAGTGCGTTATATCCTTTTTTTACCGATTTTCGGAATGAAACATGGCACATCTTTCATGTAATTAAGATATTGGCTGCCAAACGTTTTTTTCAGTCTGAGTTCCTCTAAATATGCACCTATAATAAAATATAAAACACAAAGCAATGAAAGCACAGTATAGTTTAGAGTGATATGGTGATTAAACACAAGGATGAGAATACTCCCTGAATAAAGTGGATGTCTCATCATACCATACATCCCTGTTCTAATTATTGAGTTAGTTGTTAATCCCTCAATGTTTCCTCCGGTTTCTTTTCCAAAGATATATTTAACAAGTTGGTTAATTCCTATAAATTCAAAAATATTTATTTGTTTAAATGAAAACATTACTATAAGCAATCCAACAGCTTGTAAAAGATAAAAAAGTATTTTAAGTGCGCCAGTAATTTCTATAAGCAGGGTATCAGGCAGCCTTTTTATTAACAAATAGGCAATCAGAAATGTGACACCGCTTATACAGGTATAGAGAAATCTGTATGCCGCCCTTACAAAATTACTGCCAAATACATTGGCAGTAGTGGTTTTAATCCAATCCGTTGCAGTAATAGAGTGTATAAGTGCAAACCCGCAAAAAATCAGGATGATTTCAAAAACAGATCGTATATAGCCCATCAATTAAATATAGTACAAAACCAGCACTCATGGCAACGGCGATTTTGTTAAAAGAGCTGGTTCATTTCCTGGAAATACACTATATATAATGTATAATATAAAAATACTCAACTTCTCTACAATCCATTTCACCGTAATTTTGCGCCTGCATTTCCATATGAAATAGTGAACCATTGGGAAGCTCAACCAACAAGTCCGGCTGCCTGTATTTAATCTCAGGAAATTGAACATCCAGAAACTTTGCCGTGTCAAATCCAGTTAATATCTTCATGAATTTCTGCGGCAATGCTTTTCACAATACTCTTAAATGTGATGTCATAGTATTGTGGCATGTAAATCCTTTCTCTTCTGTTTTCTTATTATAACATACAAGGATATTTTGAAAATATATTAAAACGGTTTTGAATAGAAAGTTAATTATCGTATAGATTTTCAATTGAGGCAACACGCAGGATTGTTATCCCGAATGGATTCAGGAACAAATCCGAGATTTCTGAAACAAACATAACGCTACAGCAGGTGCTGCCTCTGACCGCATTTATTATAAGGGAAGTATTGAACTGTATAATGTCAACAGATTTGGAATTAGCTGATTCGTTGCGGATGGGTGTAGATATTAAATCTGTTTCCTCTTATAAAGCCTATCATCGTAATTCCAAGACTGTCGGCTATTTCTACTGAAAGAAGGGTTGGGGCTGTGCGGCTGGCTACAACAGGAATTGACCACTTGCCGCACTTTGAGCCTATCTCAGAGGAGAGTCTGCCGCTTAGCAGCATTAGTTTGTCATCAAGTGCTATGTCATTAATTATACAGTGTCCAATGGCTTTATCAACTGCATTATGCCGCCCGATGTCTTCTGTCATGACCAATATCTCATTCCCGTCTGAGATTGCGGCGCTATGAATACATCCGGTAAGATTATAAGAGGCTGAGCGGTGTTGAAATTCGTTAAAGAGACGCCTTACACTATCGCCATCTACTTTAAAATTATCAGTGCTTAACTTCTCTCCAAATGTCTTCTTTGTCGTTATGCCGCCAATGCAGCCGGAGGTTACTGCTTTTCCCTCAAGCACAACCTCACCGGTTGCATCAATATCAACCTCAATGTCATCGTTGTACTTAATTGCCATCTTATCCACACACCAACTCCCGCGGATAATTCCTTCTGTCATAATAAACCCGGTCACCAGTTCTTTTACCATCACAGGAGAGCAGTACATTGCCAGGACCTCGGCACCGTTTATCCTAAGCACCAGTTTTTTCTCGATTGCTATCGGATCACACAATAACTCCCTGTCTTTTCCTGTTACACGAAAAATACTTCTCTCTACATAAATATCCATCTCAACTAAACCTTTGTTACCATTAGTTTAAACTACAGAAAAACTCTTTCTCTAACAATTCCGGAAACTCCTCCGGCGGTATGGCGCGGCTAAAGAGAAATCCCTGCACCTCGTCACAGCCAAGGCCACTCAGTATTTTTAACTGCTCCTGTGTCTCTACTCCCTCGGCAATTACCCGTAATCTCAGATTATGCGACATGTCTATGATTGTCTTAACAATTGTCAGATCATCCGGATTGCTTGCTATCTCTTTGATAAATGACTTATCAATTTTGAGTTTTTTAAAAGGAAGATGTTTCAGATAACTTAGCGATGAGTACCCTGTGCCAAAGTCATCAATGGCGACATTAACGCCGCGAGCATTGAATCTGCGCAGCATAGAAATTGTAGTATCCACGTTTTGCATACAGAAACTTTCTGTAAGTTCAAGCTCAAGATTAGCCGGAACCATCCTTGTTGTGTTCAATATCTGAAATACCGCACCGGCAAGATCATAGTGTTTTGACACCTGAGTGGTTGACACATTGACAGCAATAACAATGGGAGGAAGCCCTATATTTAGCCACTGTACTGCTTGATTACAACTGTTAAACAGCACCTGTTCGCCAAGGGCCATTATTAATCCTGTATTTTCAGCCAGTTGTATGAATTTATCGGGATAAAGTAAACCCATCTGTGGATGATTCCAGCGCACTAATGCCTCAGCCCCTATAATCCTCCCGCTCTCAATGTCTATCTGCGGCTGGTAATGCAACACCAATTCACCACGTTGCAGTGCTAAACGCAGCTCCTTTTCCATTGCTATGCGCTTATTAACAGAGTCATCCATTTCAGACGTAAACATGGTGCAGGAGTTTTTCAGCGATTTTTTTGAATAATACATGGCCGTGTCAGCGTGTTTTAACAGCTCCTCTGCGTTGCTTGCATCTGTGGGATAAATACTCATGCCGACACTTGCAGTGATATAGTAAATGTTTTTGTTAATTTCATACGGTTCAGTTAAACACGAAAGAGTTTTTTGTGTAATAGTTTCAACATCTGTTTCATTTTTCAAATTCGTTAGAATTACAGTAAACTCATCGCCGCTCATGCGGCATACTGTGTCGGCCTCACGCACGCATTTTTCCAGCCGTGAGGCAACAGATTTCAACAGCAAGTCCCCTACATCATGTCCCATGGAGTCATTAACGTCTTTAAAATTGTCTATGTCAATATAAAAAATACCTACTTTACGTTCGTACCGGGTGGCGCTTTTTATCTCCTGCCGCAACCTGTCAAAAAACAGCACCCTGTTGGGAAGCCCTGTAAGAGCATCGTAGTTAGCCATATACTCTAATTTTTCCTCCATACGTTTGCGTTGTATAATGCCTGACAGGGTATTGGCTACCGATACTAAGAAGTTTTCCTCTAATGAGGTGCGTTTATGTCCATAGTCAACGTACAGATTAATTAATCCAACCACCTTATCTTTTGATTTAATGGGAACGCAGTAATGCCCATGCTCGCCCATTCCATCATATCTGACCTCATGGCGGTCATCAATTGAGGATGCAAACACCACTTTGCCGGTAAGTGCGGCTTTTCCACACAAACAATTACCAATCGTTACCCGGCTGCACTTTTTTAGCATGTGCCATGAGATACCTCTTTGGCTTGTCATCACAAGCTCATCAGGGTTATCCTCCACAAGGAAAATACATCCGGTGGTTTTTGTTGACAGCCATGGAACCGTGCTTATCATTTCAAGGATTCTGTCCAGATATTCCTCTAAGGAAAGTGTCTGTATGGACAGTTGCATGATGGTGTTTATTACATTTTGGATCATATAATTTTGAGTCATCTTCACTTCTGACTCTTTGCGTAAAATTATACCGGCTATCGTACTGGCAACGCTTTTTAAGAAGTTTTCGTCCTCATCCGCTCGTTCATACCCCTCATCAACATAGACATTGATTACCCCAAGCAGCCTCTCATTTGACATTATCGGAACACAATAGTGTCCGTGGGGCAACATACCCTGATACCGGATTGTATGGTTTTTATCATCTATCCCTGATGAAAAAACAATTTCCTTTTTTAATGCCGCTAATCCGCACAGACATTTGCCAAAGGGTAAATCAGAACAAATATTCAACTGCTCCTCTGTAAAATTAAAATGAGCCGAAATCTTAATTGTTTCAGAATTATCCTCAAATGTAAAAATACACCCCTTTGATTTTAGCGAAATCCACGACACTGACATTAAAAGATGTAAAATATCGTTTAACTGTTCCTGTAATGAAACCGGCAGCAATGAGATATTCAGAATCGAATTGATTACATCCTGGACATTAACCTTTTGATTGATACTGGACTGCTGCAGACGTAATTGCCGTATAATTTCTTGTAACTTTGTCCTCGTTTCATAGTTAAACAGCCTTATTACCCCTAACATGGAAAAAGCAATAAACAAAGCCGCAATTGCCCTAAACACCTGAACAGGCATGTGGACAAAGGACATGAAAGTCTCGGTATTAATTATATTAGAGGGAAAGAAGCTGCTTTTGGGAACAATAAACCCCGCTAAAAAACCGTATGCTACAAAAAATGTAACTGTTAGAAAAAAGTGCTTATCGGCTTTGGACTTTTCTATCAGGTCTGTTTCCGTAGAATACAGCTTTAAACCAATAGCGGTGGCAACAGAACCAGGCAGCGCTAAGAAATACCGTGCAAGAATCTTAGCGGTCTTAAGCGGCTCACCTGAGTAATAAGCAATAATGAATATTATTGATAAAATTACCGGCATAAGCCACCATTTCAAGTGTTGAGAAAATTTCCTCATAGTCGTATTTTCACAGATTCTTAACGTCTTTCTGCTAAACTCAAACAGAAAACAAAGCGAGGAAACCAGAAAAACAAAACTTGCTGACTTTAAAATTGTATGAGAGGGATGTATAGATGACATCATTTCAAACCACTCATTTATTCCATGAAGTATTGCAAAGGAGGATAAAATCCAGATAAAACCGGATAGCTTAAATTGCCCCTCAGTTTTTGTCTGTACTGATATTGAAATGCCCATAAAAATGAAAGCAAACCCATAGATAAACAATACGTAGTCCATGTTTTGTCTAAAAAACTGTTCTACTGTCTCCATTAGCTAACTAAACGCCCCCTGTTCAAAATGTTAAAAATCAACTTACCAGCGCCCTTCTAACATAAAACCCACAAACCAATCCAAAAGTAAAGTCTAAAAATATACAATTAATTAAATACTTCTGTCAATCACCCTTCATTACTGTAACTTATGATTACTGCTTGTATTAATAAACATCTTTAAAATTAAGATAAAATAAAAACTGAAAAAAACAGTTGACTAAACAGTTCAATAAAATATTTAATATAGGTATGCTGAATGTAAAGACAGTGATATTGCTGACAGTGTTGGTGCTGCTTGCATTGTCATGCTCAAAAAAGGATATCAAACCGACATATACAGACCCTAAGGATACTTATGCAAGCGCTCTGAAGCTGATAGATAACAAGGAATACGAGGAGGGACGCAAACTCCTGACAGAGATAACCAATCGAGGCAGTGCGACTGACTATGCTCCGGAGGCTCAGTTAAAGATAGCTGAATCATACACACGAGAAGATGAAACAGAACTTGCAGTTACTGAGTACAGAAAATTCATTCGTTTATACCCTGGCAACAAGTACGCCCCATACGCTCAGTACATGATTGCCACTTTGACGTTTAACCAGATTGAGGGGGCAGACAGAGGGTTTAGAGCGGCTGAGGACGCCATAAAAGAATTTAATAAACTTACGGAAATGTTCCCACGAAATCCGTATCGTGAGATAATCGCCCTCAGAATACAGAAGTGCAGAAATATTCTGGCTGAGCATGAGTTCTATGTTGGCTCATTTTATCTTAAGAAAGAAGCATTTAAGGCAGCAGTGGAACGTTTTAACGTAGTGCTTAAAAAGTACCCCGATTTTAGTAATATGCCCGGTCTCTATTACAATTTGGCATTAGCAAACCTGGGACTTAAAGATATCCCTTTGGCTAAGGAATATTTTCAAAAAGTGTTAGAGACTGCTACTGACAAGAAAATTCTAAAAAACGCAAGGACCAAACTCAACTCGCTGAATTGAAGTGGATTTCTATCCTGTTTTCGTTTCTATAAAGGGTAAAAAGTGCATTGTTTTAGGTGGTGGTGATGTAGGACAGAGGAAGGCACTGTCGCTTTTAGAGGCGGGGGCCGAAGTTACGGTTATAAGCCCTGTTTTGACGCCTGTTTTAGAATCTCTGAAGGCGGAGGGCAAAATTCACCACATTGCAAGATGCTATGAAGACGGAGACCTTATGGAGGCTTTCATAGTGATAGATGCTACAGATGATATTGGCCTTAGTAAGACAGTTTCCAAATCCTTTGGCGGCCTTCTAAATATAGCCGGTGGCGGCGGTACTTTCATTGTGCCTTCCTCTTTCCACTGCGGAGGCTTAACATTTGCCATGTCAACAGAGGGCGTAAGTCCTGCCCTTGCTAAAACCATCAAAGAAGAACTACAAGACCTCTACGGCGGAGATTTTGCCGCTTATCTCGATTTTCTAAAGGAATTCCGCCTGAAAGTTCTTACATCTGTTTCTGATATTGCCGTAAGACATGAGCTTTTGCGTGTTGCCGGAGGTAAAGATGCAGTTAAAAAAGTCCGTACCGGAGCAATTGAGGAATTGAAAGAAGAGCTAAGCTTGCATTTGAAAGGCATTTTGTCACACGAAAACCATGAGTGATTTAACCCATTTTGATGAAAACGGGGCAGCCCGCATGGTTGATGTAACCCCCAAAGGGGTTACAGATCGTTTTGCACAGGCAACGGCTACCGTCAATATGCGCCCTGAAACACTAAACCTTATTGTAAATAAGGAGTTAGCAAAGGGTGATGTGCTTGCTGTGGCAAGGCTTGCCGGTATAATGGCTTCAAAGCAAACTCCTCATCTCATACCTCTTTGCCATCCTCTTATGATAACATCAGTGGCTGTGGATTTTAAGATAAATCTTACAGAGTCACAGGTGCAAATCAGCGCAGACGTAAAAACCTCCGGTCAGACTGGGGTTGAGATGGAAGCACTGACTGCAGTTACCATAGCAGCCCTCACCGTATATGATATGTGCAAGGCTGTGGACAAAAGCATGGCTATATCAGATATAATGCTTATAGAAAAACGCGGCGGTAAGAGCGGAACTTTTAAGAGGGAGACAGAAAGTGGCGCTAAAGGTTAAAATATGCGGCATTACAAATATAGAAGACGCTCTTTTAGCGTGCAAATTCGGAGCTGATGCTCTTGGTTTTGTTTTTTATAAAAAAAGCCCGCGGTATGTAACAATTGCTCAGGCAAAGAAAATTATAGAAACCCTGCCACCCTTTGTAATAACCGTCGGGGTGTTTGTTGACGAGGGGCTGGAGACAATCATCAGTACGTGTAAGGAGACAGGCCTTGACACAGTACAGCTTCATGGCGATGAGTCACCGCATATGTGCAGTGATTTGAAGCATCGTGTGCGACGGATTGTGAAAGCTTTCAGAGTAAGGGATTTTACCGATCTTAATACACTTAAGGCTTACAGCGCAGCCGATGCTTTTTTATTGGATACTTACACAGAGGAGGTGTATGGCGGCAGCGGCACCGTCTTTAACTGGGACATAGCTCAGGAGGCCGGGGAGTTTGGTAATGTAATTCTTGCCGGAGGCCTTACCCCTGAAAATATAGAAGAGGCTGTCAGACGGGTTAATCCATACGCGGTTGATGTAAGTTCCGGTGTAGAGGAAAAAAAGGGCAAAAAAGACCTCGAAAAGTTGCGCTTATTTATAGAAAGAGCAAAATCAGTTTTATTTTAAAATAATTAAGGCTTTTACACTATGCTGAGAGAGGGCACACAAAACCCTCTCTCAGCATAGATAGGTTTTTTGTTTTTATAACCTATGCCAAAAATAAAAACCTGCCTGTGCCGTCATCAGTAGTAAGCACCTCACCGCTGAATTTAAGCTCTGTAAATTTGCCGGAGATTAAATCTATTTCGCTTGCCGGCGTTATTGAAGCCTTAAAAAGCTCAAGCTCACAGTTACGCCTGTTGACTCTGTCCAGCCCAATAAATCGCACATAAGCCTCTATCCGCTTATTGGTTGATATGTTGGTTATGCTGCCTGTTAGCGCATCGTAGGAATAATCCACCTTTAACTTCTGGGCATCAGTGATACTAGCTCCTTCAATTGTATATATGCGGCCTGTTTCATAATCTACCTCGTAATCCGTACCAGCAACAAACGTAACCGAAGTGTCAGTAGCTAACATTACTACTACATCATTCGGGGCATTCTTTAAATTTCTGTATGTTAATTTTGTGTATTTACCGGCATAAGGCGTTATTTCCTCAGCATTTACTGCACCCGTTCGTTGGACTAACTCTTCATTATCACCAAGAAATGCAAGTCGCAACGTATCCTGTGTATAGTCCGATAGGGTAAACTCAAGCGACTGCTTATACCCTGTTATGACTGATTTTGTGACATTGCCGTAGGAACTCCTCGTTTTGGATTTCATATCCACTTTGGTTATCACAGGAGTTGTAAGTTTAAACGCTGTGACATTACCAAGCAGTATTTCACCTGTTTTTGCACCTGTGGTGTTATCCAAAATATCCATATACAGGTTTCCTGAGCCAATAAAAGCCCCTTGTACATAACTTTTTAAACTATCTCCCATCTTTCATACCCCGTTATTTCTTTCCATCTTTTGCAGCCAATAATCCCGCTGCCGACATTACCCCGATTACCGACAGGGCAGTGTCTTTATCAATTTTACCAATAAGTAATGCCGCCACAGTCATTAAAATCAGCACACCTGTTAGTGATGTCTTAGGGTGTTGCGTTATAGCTTCTATTAACTTATCCACGTTCAAACCCCCTTTATTCTTTTTCTGTCATTCCCGCCTACGAGCGGGAATCCACATCCTTTTAAAAATTGGATTCCTGCTTTCGCAGGAATGACAAATAAGTTTTTAATTAGTACCGCAACTGACTTTTGCCCACACTTTTTGCTGATTACCGTTTTCATCGAGCACATCTGTCACCTCATACCGGCAGCCATTTTCCATTTTCCCAAAAACTCCAAGCGTATTGTTATCACCATCTGACGATGCAGTTACTCCCATACCTGCACAACCGTAAGCCAATAGTGCAAATACCAATACTGCTGATGCAGCTAAAAACATTCCTCTTTTCATTCCGTACCTCCCAGTTCTTTGATTATTTTTACAATTACCGCCTGTTGGTCTGCATCAGTAAAAGCCTTCTTTGCATCTTTTAATAGTTGTTTCATGTCATCTTTCTTTGCCTTTTTGGCTGTTACGATTTCAGGCTTGCCTAACCGCTCTGTTTCGGTATGGCCGTATGTGGTAAAGACAGATAATAACAACCATATAGCCATGCAAAAGCCAAAAATTTTAAGGACTGGATTCCGGCTTTCGCTCGGAATGACAGAAAGGAAAGACTCCTGTCCTCTGTCATTCCCGGGGGTCAGCGACCCCATGCAGAGCGGGAATCCAGTCCTTTTATTTCTTTCACTTTTTCTACATATTTCCACTTTTCCCTCCCTTAATTCCATGTATAGCCAATGCCTCTGAACATATTGTTTTTATTGAAAGTCTGCAATTTCCATCGCATGCCTGTGCTTGTGCCAGTGTAAGCCGCTGTCCCTGAGTACATTGTCACATTATCACTATAGTTTCCCTCACTGGCCAGCGTTACCTGATTCCAGTTTGTACCATTATCATTTGTTACGTATGCTTTCCAGTCCGTGTTTACAACTGCTGTTGGGTCAAGCTGTTCCTGTAACACCATAAACCGCCCTTGTGTTGGTGATGATAGTGCTGCTGTTGAATTTGAGACAAGAGTCATATTGTCTAATACGCCACCTCCCATAACATAAGCTACTGTTGGAGGTGTGAAATTATCTGTCCAAATAACAGAGCTGCTAATGTGGTATTCATCTAAATACCCCGTTAATGGGCCGCTTGTATCAACGTCAGCTCCAATTAGAACAGCAGCAGAATTAGAATAAATTGTAGCGCTTGAGGTATTATTACTTGCATAAACCCCGTTGTTATAACATCTCCAATTGCTGCCATTTCTAACAAGAGCAATATGTGTCCATGTTGTTTGAGAAATACTCCCACATGGCGCATTATTGAGTACATCATACGAAGTGCCGTTTGACGAGACACTATATTTTAATGTGCCTGATGAGTATAATATTTCTATTGAATGGTCACTTCCACCTGTCCTTTTCACATAAACATATTGGCCTGCTGTTGAATTTAGATAAATCCAGAAATCTATTGTAAAATAATTGCCAAAATTGAAATAGGTCTGTGAAGGTATAGATAAATAATGTGCACTACCATCGAAATAAGCGCTTTTGCCACCAAATTTAGACTGAGTCGCTGATTGAGTCACACCGGTAACATTGATAGTATTATTGTTTGATGAACTATCCACAAAAGTAGAGCCGCTACCATCAGCGTGAACTATTAATAAAGCTGAATTATCTACTGAAGAAGCTGTGGGCATATAGTTACCTGTATTCCAAATATACTTTGCCGAGACACCTCCGCTACCTGTTAAACTGATAGTGTTATTGTCCTTAA is from Nitrospirota bacterium and encodes:
- the fdhD gene encoding formate dehydrogenase accessory sulfurtransferase FdhD, producing MDIYVERSIFRVTGKDRELLCDPIAIEKKLVLRINGAEVLAMYCSPVMVKELVTGFIMTEGIIRGSWCVDKMAIKYNDDIEVDIDATGEVVLEGKAVTSGCIGGITTKKTFGEKLSTDNFKVDGDSVRRLFNEFQHRSASYNLTGCIHSAAISDGNEILVMTEDIGRHNAVDKAIGHCIINDIALDDKLMLLSGRLSSEIGSKCGKWSIPVVASRTAPTLLSVEIADSLGITMIGFIRGNRFNIYTHPQRIS
- a CDS encoding EAL domain-containing protein, yielding METVEQFFRQNMDYVLFIYGFAFIFMGISISVQTKTEGQFKLSGFIWILSSFAILHGINEWFEMMSSIHPSHTILKSASFVFLVSSLCFLFEFSRKTLRICENTTMRKFSQHLKWWLMPVILSIIFIIAYYSGEPLKTAKILARYFLALPGSVATAIGLKLYSTETDLIEKSKADKHFFLTVTFFVAYGFLAGFIVPKSSFFPSNIINTETFMSFVHMPVQVFRAIAALFIAFSMLGVIRLFNYETRTKLQEIIRQLRLQQSSINQKVNVQDVINSILNISLLPVSLQEQLNDILHLLMSVSWISLKSKGCIFTFEDNSETIKISAHFNFTEEQLNICSDLPFGKCLCGLAALKKEIVFSSGIDDKNHTIRYQGMLPHGHYCVPIMSNERLLGVINVYVDEGYERADEDENFLKSVASTIAGIILRKESEVKMTQNYMIQNVINTIMQLSIQTLSLEEYLDRILEMISTVPWLSTKTTGCIFLVEDNPDELVMTSQRGISWHMLKKCSRVTIGNCLCGKAALTGKVVFASSIDDRHEVRYDGMGEHGHYCVPIKSKDKVVGLINLYVDYGHKRTSLEENFLVSVANTLSGIIQRKRMEEKLEYMANYDALTGLPNRVLFFDRLRQEIKSATRYERKVGIFYIDIDNFKDVNDSMGHDVGDLLLKSVASRLEKCVREADTVCRMSGDEFTVILTNLKNETDVETITQKTLSCLTEPYEINKNIYYITASVGMSIYPTDASNAEELLKHADTAMYYSKKSLKNSCTMFTSEMDDSVNKRIAMEKELRLALQRGELVLHYQPQIDIESGRIIGAEALVRWNHPQMGLLYPDKFIQLAENTGLIMALGEQVLFNSCNQAVQWLNIGLPPIVIAVNVSTTQVSKHYDLAGAVFQILNTTRMVPANLELELTESFCMQNVDTTISMLRRFNARGVNVAIDDFGTGYSSLSYLKHLPFKKLKIDKSFIKEIASNPDDLTIVKTIIDMSHNLRLRVIAEGVETQEQLKILSGLGCDEVQGFLFSRAIPPEEFPELLEKEFFCSLN
- the bamD gene encoding outer membrane protein assembly factor BamD, whose product is MLNVKTVILLTVLVLLALSCSKKDIKPTYTDPKDTYASALKLIDNKEYEEGRKLLTEITNRGSATDYAPEAQLKIAESYTREDETELAVTEYRKFIRLYPGNKYAPYAQYMIATLTFNQIEGADRGFRAAEDAIKEFNKLTEMFPRNPYREIIALRIQKCRNILAEHEFYVGSFYLKKEAFKAAVERFNVVLKKYPDFSNMPGLYYNLALANLGLKDIPLAKEYFQKVLETATDKKILKNARTKLNSLN
- a CDS encoding bifunctional precorrin-2 dehydrogenase/sirohydrochlorin ferrochelatase, giving the protein MDFYPVFVSIKGKKCIVLGGGDVGQRKALSLLEAGAEVTVISPVLTPVLESLKAEGKIHHIARCYEDGDLMEAFIVIDATDDIGLSKTVSKSFGGLLNIAGGGGTFIVPSSFHCGGLTFAMSTEGVSPALAKTIKEELQDLYGGDFAAYLDFLKEFRLKVLTSVSDIAVRHELLRVAGGKDAVKKVRTGAIEELKEELSLHLKGILSHENHE
- the moaC gene encoding cyclic pyranopterin monophosphate synthase MoaC, which produces MSDLTHFDENGAARMVDVTPKGVTDRFAQATATVNMRPETLNLIVNKELAKGDVLAVARLAGIMASKQTPHLIPLCHPLMITSVAVDFKINLTESQVQISADVKTSGQTGVEMEALTAVTIAALTVYDMCKAVDKSMAISDIMLIEKRGGKSGTFKRETESGAKG
- a CDS encoding phosphoribosylanthranilate isomerase, which codes for MALKVKICGITNIEDALLACKFGADALGFVFYKKSPRYVTIAQAKKIIETLPPFVITVGVFVDEGLETIISTCKETGLDTVQLHGDESPHMCSDLKHRVRRIVKAFRVRDFTDLNTLKAYSAADAFLLDTYTEEVYGGSGTVFNWDIAQEAGEFGNVILAGGLTPENIEEAVRRVNPYAVDVSSGVEEKKGKKDLEKLRLFIERAKSVLF